One region of Oxalobacteraceae bacterium OTU3CAMAD1 genomic DNA includes:
- the truB gene encoding tRNA pseudouridine(55) synthase TruB has translation MKQHHTKKVRDLVDGVLLLDKPVGLSSNDALIKAKRVLNAKKAGHTGTLDPFATGLLPLCFGEATKFSQDLLEADKTYETTVHLGQTTDTGDTEGEVIDTRDVNVTLEQIHAVLDKFRGPIAQVPPMYSALKRDGKPLYEYARAGITLEREARNVIIHKLELVSYEAPFLKLSVTCSKGTYIRVLGQDIGEALGCGAHLNALRRTQVGPLTMDNMITLEALTAHAEPLSLLAPVDALLASFPAVQLNAELAKRFLNGQRLALGKEPISVPAEQGRVRVYLDDKLLGTALLGEYSILAPERLIAFVQP, from the coding sequence ATGAAACAACACCACACTAAAAAAGTCCGCGACCTGGTCGACGGCGTGCTGCTGCTCGACAAGCCGGTCGGCCTCTCGAGCAACGATGCACTGATCAAAGCCAAGCGCGTGCTCAACGCCAAGAAGGCCGGCCACACCGGCACGCTCGACCCGTTCGCCACCGGCCTGTTGCCGCTGTGCTTTGGCGAGGCGACCAAGTTTTCGCAGGACTTGCTGGAAGCGGACAAGACCTACGAGACCACGGTGCACCTAGGCCAGACCACCGACACCGGCGACACCGAGGGCGAAGTCATCGACACGCGCGACGTCAACGTCACGTTGGAGCAGATCCACGCGGTGCTGGACAAGTTCCGTGGCCCGATCGCGCAAGTGCCGCCGATGTATTCGGCGCTGAAGCGCGACGGCAAGCCGCTGTACGAATACGCGCGCGCCGGCATCACCCTGGAGCGTGAGGCGCGCAACGTCATCATCCACAAGCTGGAGCTGGTGTCGTACGAAGCGCCGTTCCTGAAGTTGTCGGTCACGTGCAGCAAGGGCACGTACATCCGCGTGCTGGGCCAGGACATCGGCGAAGCGCTCGGCTGCGGCGCGCATTTGAACGCGCTGCGCCGCACGCAGGTGGGCCCGCTGACGATGGACAATATGATCACGCTGGAAGCGCTGACAGCGCACGCCGAGCCGTTGAGTCTGCTGGCCCCGGTGGACGCCTTGCTGGCCAGTTTCCCGGCCGTGCAGCTGAACGCCGAGCTCGCCAAACGCTTCCTTAACGGCCAGCGCCTGGCGTTGGGCAAGGAGCCGATATCGGTGCCGGCGGAGCAGGGCAGGGTGCGCGTCTACCTCGACGACAAGCTGCTCGGCACCGCCCTGCTGGGCGAATACAGCATCCTCGCCCCGGAACGCCTGATCGCCTTCGTTCAACCCTGA
- the rbfA gene encoding 30S ribosome-binding factor RbfA, with translation MAKHSKTIPQRGQRVADQIQRDLSEIIAYELKDPRVGMITITEVQVTPDYAHAKIFFTMLKDSPEQVKQTVEGLSAAAGYMRGQLGKRLHIHTLPALHFVHDTSTSRGMELSLLIDQANATRSLDDDQAKPDDKAAE, from the coding sequence ATGGCAAAACACAGTAAAACCATCCCGCAGCGCGGTCAGCGCGTCGCGGACCAGATCCAGCGCGATCTGTCCGAAATCATCGCCTACGAGTTGAAAGACCCACGGGTCGGCATGATCACCATCACCGAAGTGCAGGTCACGCCGGACTACGCGCACGCGAAGATCTTCTTCACGATGCTCAAGGACAGCCCGGAGCAGGTCAAGCAGACCGTCGAAGGCCTGTCGGCCGCCGCCGGCTACATGCGCGGCCAGCTGGGCAAGCGTTTGCACATCCACACCTTGCCGGCGCTGCACTTCGTGCACGATACGTCGACCTCGCGCGGCATGGAATTGTCGCTGCTGATCGACCAGGCCAACGCCACGCGTTCGCTGGACGACGACCAGGCCAAGCCGGACGACAAGGCCGCCGAGTAA
- the typA gene encoding translational GTPase TypA, translating into MSTTKRAIRNIAIIAHVDHGKTTLVDQLLRQSGTFRENQAVDTRIMDSNDLEKERGITILSKNCAVEYEGTHINIVDTPGHADFGGEVERVLSMVDSVLLLIDAQEGPMPQTRFVTRKALALGLKPIVVVNKVDRPGARPEWAINQTFELFDKLGANDEQLDFPIVYASGLNGYAGLTEDVRSGDMKPLFDAILEHVPVRDDNPEGPLQMQITSLDYSSYVGKIGIGRVNRGTVKVGQDVLVINGPGATPIKGRINQVLNFKGLERVLVDEAVAGDICLINGIDEIGIGSTLCAVDTPDPLPMLTVDEPTLTMNFMVNNSPLAGREGKFVTSRQLRDRLDKELKANVALRVAPTDDDTIFEVSGRGELHLTILIENMRREGFEMAVSRPRVVFKMVDGVRHEPFEQLSVDVEEANQGGVMEELGRRRGDLQNMESDGKGRVRLEYRIPARGLIGFQGEFMTLTRGTGLMSHVFDAYAPVDNTKGELGGRRNGVLISQDDGAAVAYAIWKLQDRGRMFVVHNDPVYEGMIIGIHSRDNDLVVNPIKGKQLTNVRSSGTDEAVRLVPPVQMSLEYAVEFIDDDELVEITPKSIRLRKRFLKEHERKKASRES; encoded by the coding sequence ATGTCTACTACAAAACGCGCAATTCGCAACATCGCCATTATCGCCCACGTTGACCACGGCAAAACCACCCTCGTGGATCAGCTGCTGCGCCAGTCCGGCACCTTCCGTGAAAACCAAGCGGTCGATACTCGCATCATGGACTCGAACGACCTCGAAAAGGAACGCGGCATTACGATTCTGTCGAAGAACTGCGCGGTTGAGTACGAAGGCACCCACATCAACATCGTCGACACCCCAGGCCACGCCGACTTCGGCGGCGAAGTGGAACGTGTGCTGTCGATGGTCGACTCCGTTCTGCTGCTGATCGATGCGCAGGAAGGCCCAATGCCACAGACCCGCTTCGTGACCCGCAAGGCACTGGCGCTGGGCCTGAAGCCTATCGTCGTCGTCAACAAGGTCGACCGTCCGGGCGCACGTCCTGAGTGGGCGATCAACCAGACCTTCGAACTGTTCGACAAACTGGGCGCGAACGATGAGCAGCTGGACTTCCCTATCGTTTACGCTTCGGGCCTGAACGGCTACGCCGGCCTGACCGAAGATGTCCGCTCGGGCGACATGAAGCCATTGTTCGACGCCATCCTGGAACACGTTCCAGTGCGCGACGACAATCCGGAAGGCCCGCTGCAGATGCAAATCACGTCGCTGGACTACTCGTCCTACGTCGGCAAGATCGGCATTGGCCGCGTCAACCGTGGCACCGTCAAGGTCGGCCAGGACGTTCTGGTCATCAATGGCCCAGGCGCCACCCCGATCAAGGGCCGCATCAACCAGGTGCTGAACTTCAAGGGCCTGGAGCGCGTACTGGTCGACGAAGCCGTCGCCGGCGACATCTGCCTGATCAACGGTATCGATGAAATCGGCATCGGTTCGACGCTGTGCGCGGTCGATACCCCTGACCCGCTGCCGATGCTGACCGTCGACGAGCCTACGCTGACGATGAACTTCATGGTCAACAACTCGCCACTGGCCGGCCGCGAAGGCAAGTTCGTGACCTCGCGCCAGCTGCGCGATCGTCTGGACAAAGAACTGAAAGCCAACGTCGCACTGCGCGTTGCACCAACCGACGACGACACGATCTTCGAAGTTTCGGGCCGCGGCGAGCTGCACCTGACCATCCTGATCGAAAACATGCGTCGCGAAGGTTTCGAGATGGCTGTGTCGCGTCCACGCGTTGTGTTCAAAATGGTCGATGGCGTGCGCCACGAGCCGTTCGAGCAACTGTCGGTCGACGTTGAAGAAGCCAACCAGGGCGGCGTCATGGAAGAACTGGGCCGTCGTCGTGGCGACCTGCAAAACATGGAATCGGACGGCAAAGGCCGTGTGCGTCTGGAATACCGTATTCCAGCGCGTGGCCTGATCGGCTTCCAGGGCGAGTTCATGACCCTGACCCGTGGTACCGGCTTGATGAGCCACGTGTTCGACGCGTACGCTCCGGTCGACAACACCAAGGGCGAACTGGGCGGCCGTCGCAACGGCGTGCTGATTTCGCAGGACGACGGCGCCGCCGTGGCCTACGCGATCTGGAAACTGCAGGATCGCGGCCGTATGTTCGTGGTCCACAACGACCCGGTGTACGAAGGCATGATCATCGGTATCCACTCGCGCGATAACGATCTGGTCGTCAACCCAATCAAGGGCAAGCAGCTGACCAACGTGCGTTCGTCGGGTACCGACGAAGCGGTGCGCCTGGTGCCGCCGGTTCAGATGTCGCTGGAATACGCCGTTGAATTCATCGACGACGACGAACTGGTGGAGATCACCCCGAAATCGATCCGTCTGCGCAAGCGCTTCCTGAAAGAGCACGAGCGTAAAAAAGCATCGCGCGAATCCTGA
- the infB gene encoding translation initiation factor IF-2 — MASNNVAQFATELKMPADLLLTQLRSAGVEKSSTSDPLSKDDKDKLLDHLRRTHGASADTEKKKITLTRKETTEIKQADANGKARTIQVAVKKVRTFVQRDEPVAAPAPAPVAPVVDAAEVARREEDARKQAELIARQEAELREKQDRLAKLDAEKEAQAKATAAAEAEAKKEADAEAKKAAAKAAAAATNAGAAAPAPSASDAAAEEKKKAAAEEAKKKAAAAAKEAAEKAEATDRARKAVADEVAQIKAMMNAPRRAIKAPEPAPVPVKAKVAEGTLHKPATGAVAKPGDKPGDKKPVTADKKSIKSANVSSTWSDDAKKRGAPGNTANKGRGNTGTGGRDGWRSGGKSGGRRGSHSDDRETNFQAPTEAVIKDVYVPETITVAELAHKMSVKASEVIKQLMKLGQMCTINQVLDQETAMILVEEMGHKAFAAEQDDPEALLADQGEHAHFESVSRAPVVTVMGHVDHGKTSLLDYIRRAKVASGEAGGITQHIGAYHVDTPRGMITFLDTPGHEAFTAMRARGAKATDIVILVVAADDGVMPQTKEAIAHAKAAGVPLVVAINKIDKPGGNVDRVTQELVAEQVVPEEYGGESPFVPVSAKTGAGIDALLEQVLLQAEVLELKAPVDAPARGLVVEGRLDKGKGPVATILVQSGTLKRGDVILAGSSYGRVRAMLDENGKPINEAGPSIPVEIQGLTEVPQAGEEVMVMADERKAREIGLFRQGKFRDVKLAKQQAAKLENMFDQMAEGEVKNLPMIIKTDVQGSQEALVSSLQKLSTSEVRVQVVHAAVGGITESDVNLAVASKAVIIGFNARADAQARKLAESNGVDIRYYNIIYDAIDEIKAALSGMLAPEKRETVIGQVEIRQVILVSKVGAVAGCLVTDGVVKRASSVRLLRNNIVVWTGEIDSLKRFKDDAKEVRAGLECGLSLKNYNDIQVGDTLEVFEVQEIARTL, encoded by the coding sequence TACCGAAAAGAAGAAGATCACGCTGACGCGCAAAGAAACCACTGAAATCAAGCAGGCCGACGCCAATGGCAAGGCCCGCACGATTCAGGTCGCTGTGAAGAAGGTTCGCACCTTCGTCCAGCGCGACGAGCCGGTCGCCGCTCCCGCCCCCGCCCCTGTGGCGCCGGTGGTGGACGCTGCCGAGGTGGCCCGCCGTGAAGAAGACGCCCGCAAACAGGCCGAACTGATCGCGCGCCAGGAAGCCGAGCTGCGCGAGAAGCAAGACCGCCTGGCCAAGCTGGACGCCGAGAAGGAAGCCCAGGCCAAAGCCACGGCCGCCGCCGAAGCCGAAGCGAAGAAGGAAGCCGACGCCGAGGCGAAGAAAGCCGCCGCCAAGGCAGCGGCCGCCGCGACCAACGCCGGCGCCGCAGCACCTGCGCCGAGCGCCAGCGATGCCGCCGCCGAAGAGAAGAAAAAAGCCGCAGCGGAAGAGGCCAAGAAGAAGGCCGCCGCCGCCGCGAAGGAAGCCGCTGAGAAAGCCGAAGCCACCGACCGCGCCCGCAAGGCCGTGGCGGACGAGGTCGCCCAGATCAAGGCCATGATGAACGCGCCGCGCCGCGCCATCAAGGCCCCTGAGCCAGCACCTGTTCCAGTCAAGGCCAAGGTTGCCGAAGGCACCCTGCACAAGCCTGCGACCGGCGCCGTCGCCAAGCCTGGCGACAAGCCGGGCGACAAGAAGCCGGTTACCGCCGACAAGAAGTCGATCAAGTCGGCCAATGTCTCGTCGACCTGGTCGGACGACGCCAAGAAACGTGGCGCGCCGGGCAACACCGCCAACAAGGGCCGTGGCAACACCGGCACCGGCGGCCGTGACGGCTGGCGTAGTGGTGGCAAGAGTGGCGGCCGTCGTGGCTCGCACTCGGACGACCGCGAAACCAACTTCCAGGCGCCAACCGAGGCGGTCATCAAGGACGTGTACGTCCCTGAAACCATCACCGTGGCCGAACTGGCGCACAAGATGTCCGTCAAGGCATCCGAGGTCATCAAGCAGCTGATGAAGCTGGGCCAGATGTGCACCATCAACCAGGTGCTGGATCAGGAAACCGCGATGATTCTGGTCGAGGAGATGGGCCATAAAGCCTTCGCCGCCGAGCAGGACGATCCGGAAGCGCTGCTGGCAGACCAGGGTGAGCACGCTCACTTCGAATCCGTCTCGCGCGCACCGGTGGTGACCGTCATGGGTCACGTCGACCACGGTAAGACCTCGCTGCTGGATTACATCCGCCGCGCCAAAGTGGCGTCGGGCGAAGCCGGCGGCATTACCCAGCACATCGGCGCATACCACGTGGACACCCCGCGCGGCATGATCACCTTCCTGGATACCCCGGGTCACGAAGCCTTTACGGCGATGCGTGCCCGTGGCGCGAAAGCGACCGACATCGTGATTCTGGTGGTGGCGGCCGACGACGGCGTGATGCCGCAAACGAAGGAAGCGATCGCCCACGCGAAAGCGGCCGGCGTGCCTCTGGTTGTGGCGATCAACAAGATCGACAAACCGGGCGGCAACGTCGACCGTGTGACGCAGGAACTGGTCGCCGAACAAGTCGTGCCGGAAGAATACGGTGGCGAATCGCCATTCGTGCCGGTCTCGGCAAAAACCGGCGCCGGTATCGATGCGCTGCTGGAACAGGTTCTGTTGCAGGCCGAGGTTCTGGAACTGAAAGCCCCGGTCGACGCGCCAGCGCGTGGCCTGGTGGTCGAAGGCCGTCTGGACAAGGGCAAGGGCCCGGTCGCGACGATCCTGGTGCAGTCCGGTACCCTGAAGCGCGGCGACGTGATTCTGGCGGGCTCCTCGTATGGCCGCGTTCGCGCGATGCTGGACGAGAACGGCAAGCCGATCAACGAAGCAGGTCCTTCGATCCCGGTCGAAATCCAGGGTCTGACGGAAGTGCCGCAAGCCGGTGAAGAAGTCATGGTCATGGCTGACGAGCGTAAAGCCCGTGAGATCGGTCTGTTCCGTCAAGGTAAGTTCCGCGACGTGAAACTGGCCAAGCAGCAAGCCGCGAAGCTGGAAAACATGTTCGACCAGATGGCCGAAGGCGAAGTCAAAAACCTGCCGATGATCATCAAGACCGACGTGCAGGGTTCGCAGGAAGCACTGGTCAGCTCGTTGCAGAAGTTGTCGACCTCGGAAGTGCGCGTACAAGTCGTGCACGCCGCAGTCGGTGGCATCACCGAGTCGGACGTCAACCTGGCGGTGGCCTCGAAAGCGGTCATCATCGGCTTCAACGCCCGTGCCGATGCACAGGCGCGCAAGCTGGCCGAGTCGAACGGCGTGGACATTCGCTACTACAACATCATTTACGATGCGATCGACGAGATCAAAGCGGCGTTGTCGGGCATGTTGGCGCCAGAGAAGCGCGAAACCGTTATCGGCCAGGTCGAGATTCGCCAGGTCATCCTGGTCTCGAAAGTCGGCGCGGTTGCCGGTTGCCTGGTCACCGATGGCGTGGTCAAGCGCGCTTCCTCGGTACGCCTGCTGCGCAACAACATCGTGGTGTGGACCGGCGAGATCGACTCGCTCAAACGCTTCAAGGACGACGCGAAAGAAGTCCGCGCCGGTCTGGAGTGCGGCCTGTCGCTGAAGAACTACAACGACATCCAGGTTGGCGACACCCTGGAAGTGTTCGAAGTTCAGGAAATCGCCCGTACGCTGTAA